A part of Kryptolebias marmoratus isolate JLee-2015 linkage group LG8, ASM164957v2, whole genome shotgun sequence genomic DNA contains:
- the LOC108244586 gene encoding glucagon-2-like, translating into MKLLIWCLLLLVLCSGTEETAVGKTEPSRWWSHQWAKGQHVIRNLKRHSDGTFTNDFSNHLDKIKAKDFIEWLASMKREKCPDEFLQTVAEV; encoded by the exons ATGAAGCTGCTCATCTGGTGTTTGCTGCTCCTCGTTCTCTGTTCGGGCACCGAGGAGACGGCTGTGGGGAAAACTGAACCGTCCAG GTGGTGGTCACATCAGTGGGCAAAGGGACAACACGTCATCCGAAACCTGAAAAGACATTCAGACGGCACGTTCACCAACGACTTCTCCAACCATCTGGATAAGATCAAGGCCAAGGATTTTATTGAGTGGCTGGCCAGCATGAAGCGAGAAAA ATGTCCAGATGAGTTCCTCCAGACTGTAGCAGAAGTATGA